The DNA region GGTGGCGCTGGTGCACCGCGCGCATCTGGCCCAAGCCCTCTTCCGACGCCTGTGCGCCGCCGCCCGTGTCGCGCTGTGGCGCCATGGCCGCCTCCTCATCACGAATCACATCAGGCCTGTTCGCTCGGCGCGAAAGCAGTTTCCAACTCCATGTCCAGAGTCTCTTGCTCCGTCAAAGCGCCGATCACGTCCGGCGAGACCACCGGCAGCTTTTCGATGAGCTCGTAGCCGTTGTCTTCGCTGTAGAGGTAGTCCGGGGCTTTGTGCTCTTTCCGCCCAGCGCCGCCCCGTCCGCCCATCACGCCTGCGCCCATCATGGCCCCCATCGCGGAACTCATGCCTCGCCCCATGCCAGCCGCGCCAGCGCCGGGGACGGACGAAAGCCCCGCGGCCCCGCCAGGGGCGACGTCCGAGGGCCTTGGTGCGAACCCGCCCGCGCCGCCCCGGCCGAGACCGGTTCCCGGCAACACGTCCGCAGCCGACTGCAGACCTGTGCTCGTGAGGGGCGGCAAGGCGGTGTCCGGCAGGCTTGCCGCCGTCATCGCTGACTTCCTGCCGGGGTCGGCCTCCCTGCCAGCAGGCGTTGCGTCAGCGCCCGCAGCCCCAGCCGGCGATCCCGAGCCGGAGTTTTGGCCGCCCCCGGAAAACTGGCCTGCGCCGTCCTGCGAGCTCGGCTGGGCCTGGTCCGCGTCGTCCGACGACGCTTTCTGCGTGGCCGCCGCCGAACCCGAGGGGGAGCCGCCGACCGGTTGGCCCGGGGCAGAGCTTCGCGTCTGTCCGGCGTCAGACGACGGCGGCGTGTGCCCGCCGTCGCCTGCGCCCGCCTTCGCCTCCGCCACGTCTTTCACAGCCGCCGCAGGCGCAGGGGCCGAGGGCATGGACACGCTGTAGAGATTGTTGAGCGCGCTGGCCAGCGGCGCGGCGGCGGACTTCCAGTCCGCGGGGCTGCTGGACTGGTTGAGGACCTGCTCGAGGTTCGCGGCGGCAGACTTCACTTGCGGCACCTGGTCGTGGAACTGCCGCAGCGCCATCGCCATGCCGAGGAGCGAGGTCCCTGTCTCGGTGGAATCTGTGCCGATTTCCAGGAGCCTGGGCTCGAAATCGTCGCGGAGCACGCTGTCGAACTCGTCCCTCGGAATGCTCGGGAACTGGGTGACCGTCTTGCCGAGTTCGTCAAAATGCTCGCATATGTAGACGATGGCCAGCAACGCCGTCTCCGCAGCGCCTTGGTCGAGGGAGTTCGCGACGGCGATCAGCTCATAGGGGTCGTCCACGCTGAAGCTCACAGCGGGCCTCCCACGCGGGCGTGGCGGCCCGCGGCTGCCGGGGCGCCCGCGCTCGCCGTTTCCGGGGCGCGGAGCCCGGCGTGGCCGCCGATGTCCGGCGTTCGGGCCTCGGCCTGGCGGAACGCGCACGCCCACTCGGAGTCCGTGCTCTGCGCTTTCGTCTTGATCTCCTGCGTCCCGTCGGCCACGCCGTTGAGGATGGCCTGGATGGTTGCCGCTTTCTCCCGCATCCGGTCCATCCATTCGCTGACCGTCTGGCCGTACGCCTGGCCTTGCGCGCAGGAGCCGAACATGGTCGCGAGGAAACTCTTCACCTGTTCGGACTGGGTTGCCGCGGAGTGCGCGTGCCCGGCGCCCGCCTGGCAAATGTCGACCGCCTTCTGCACCCCTTCGGGAGTGACCACGAACGGGCGGCCCCGGTCGAGGAGCTTGCCCAGCTGCCACATTTTCTCGGCGTAGTCGCGAACCTGCTCTCGGGCTTGGTCCGGGGCGTCGGGCGGGACAATGCCCGCGAAGCCCGGTTGCGCGCACACGTGCGCGAGCGCTTGATCGCGCGAAGTGATCTCGTGGCCGTCAATGACGACCGGCTCCTCGTGGTCTCCCATTCGACACCTTTCCCGTCTCGCAACATCTGTTCCGGAAAACCAGCACGACAGGCAGCGACCGGCTTGCGGCTGTGTGATCGCCATAAGAACGCCTGACGCCGACGTTGACTCGCCAGAAGTGTAAACCCGCTGAGAACCGGCCGCAAGGCGTGCGTGTGGACAAAGACGGGCGTCGGAGAAATCCCGCTGGGAGGGAGCCGAACCGCCCCCGGGCACGTCCAACACAGGCGCGCTGAAATGCTTCCCCGCCCCCATCGCGCCCCGCCTGGGAATTGCGCGCGGTGTACGCTCGGAGCCCTATGGCAAGCACGTCCACCACCGCCACGCCCATCACCGCACGGAGCGGCATTCGCGAGTCCCGCGAGCCTGTCGAGGTCCGAGAAGTCGGCCTGATCGACTACGAAGAGGCCTGGGAACTGCAACGCCAGCTCGCCCAGAAACGGGCCGAGGGCGGGCCGGACGTGGCGCTGCTGCTGGAACACCCCGCCGTGTACACGGCGGGCAAACGCACCGAGGCGAGCGAGCAGCCTTTCGACGGAGCCAAGGTCATCAGCGTCGACCGAGGCGGCAAGATCACCTGGCACGGTCCGGGCCAGCTCGTCGGCTACCCCATTGTGAAACTCGACGAGCCCATTGACGTCATCAGGTATGTCCGCGCCCTGGAAGAAGCGCTCATCAGCGCATGCGCGCATTTCGGAGTCCGCGCTGCCCGCGTCGCGGGCAGCTCCGGGGTGTGGCTGCCCGCCGACAACATGCGGATCCAACGCAAAATCGCCTCGATCGGGGTTCGTGTGCAGCGCGGCGTGACGCTGCACGGCTTCTCCCTGAACTGCGACGCCGACCTTTCCGCCTTCGCCAATATTGTGCCCTGCGGCATCTCCGGAGTCGGGGCCACTTCGCTCAGCGCGGAGACCGACCGGCAGGTGACTGTCGCCGAGGCGCTGCCAGTTGTGGCCGACCGGCTCCTCGCGGCATTGGACGGGAAGCTCGCCAACCGGAGTTGATCCGACGGCTTCGCCGCAGCGCCGCAAAAGCCGCCCCCTTCCGCGCCGCGCGCCGCGTATCCTCGCAACATGAGAACGCGACGAGTCCTCGCCGCCGCTGCCGCAGCGGTGCTCGCAAGCTGTGGCGGACCGAGCACTGAGAAACCAAGCACGCAGACCGTGACCAGCACAATCACGTCAGAAAGCCTTTCGAGCGGAACCGCCGCCGCGCCCAGCCCCTCCCCCGCGCCCCGCGCGGGCGCAACGCCGACGGAAGGCGCCGCCGTCGCCGACGTCATCGACTGGGTCCAAGCAGGCAAACCTGTCGACCCGAACGGATACCGAACGGTGCGCGACCCTCGCGACACCCCGCCGCGCGGCACCGACATCGGGCCAGGGGTCGCATTCCAGTCGCCGACAAAAAAGATCTCGTGCGTCGGCGGGGTCGCCCAAGGCGGCGAGAAGAGCGCCGCGCCGCCCTTCTCCTGCCTCGTCAGCCTGCAAAATCCGCCGCCCCGGCCCAAAGAGCCCGGCCAATGGATCGGCGGCTGGGTGGATTACAGCGGGAACGCGGCTTCTGTCGGCTCCTTCCACGGCGACCCTGGGGTGTTCCGCGACGGCGACGGAGCAGAACTGGCGTACGGCCAGCATCTGCGCTTTCGAGGCGGCTCCGACGAGTACGACTGCCGCATGGACGAAAGCGGGCTGTGGTGCGCCGACAAGGCCAAGGGCTCAGCGGTCCTCATCAACGACCAAGGCGTCACCCCTTACGGATGCCTGCGGCAGATCCCCCACAGACACGGCGAAGGCTTCTCGTACACATGTTGAGCCCGGTTGTCGGCTCCGACAGCACGCCGGAGCAACGCTCGAGCTTGCGCCACAGCGCGCACTGGGCGGCGCTGCTCACCTGCGCCGCCGGGGTCCTCGCGCTCTGCTACGGCGAGAGCGTCCTCGACCCAGGCGCTCCGCAGCTCGCGTCTACCCCGCTGATCGCCGCGGGCCTGTTCTGGCTCGCCGAACTCGTCCTCGCCGCGATGTCGGGGGCGCTCGACCGAGGACTCATCGCCGCGCCAGCCGTCGCGCTGCTCGGCTTCGGCCTCGTCTGCAGCGACTTCCCGTTCCGCCTGGCCTGGCACAGCAGCAAGGGCGCGTTCGACAGCGCCGCGGCCGAGCTGCGCCAACACCCGCAGGAGATTCCGGGTTTCCACGGCAAGCTCGGGATGTGGGAAATCGACGCGGTGCAGGCGGAACCGAGCTCGCAAGCCCTGTATTTCGAAGTCGCGGGCGAGGAGCCGGACCGGCCGGTGTTCGCCAACGTCCCCGGCGACAAGCCGGCGGACTGGGGCTCGTATCGGGACTGCGCGGATATCGCGGGCGACTGGCAGCGCTGCGTCTGGCGGTTCTGAGCGCGCGCAGGCAGACGGGCGACCGAGCGCGGAGCCCGCCGGGCGCCTGCGGGTAGGCTGGACAGGTGACGATCGCACCGGAAGGACGCAAGCTCTTACGCCTGGAGGCGCGCAACGCCCAGACCCCCATCGAGCGCAAACCGGAGTGGATCCGCACCACCGCCAAACTCGGTCCGGAGTACAACACGCTCAAGTCGCTCGTCAAAGGCTCCGGCCTGCACACTGTCTGCGAAGAGGCCGGCTGCCCGAACATCTTCGAGTGCTGGGAGGACCGCGAGGCGACCTTCCTCATCGGCGGCGAGCAATGCACGAGGCGCTGCGACTTCTGTCAGATCGACACCGGCAAACCCGCAGCGCTCGACCGCGAAGAGCCCCGGAAGGTGGCCGAGTCCATCCACACCCTCGGGCTGCGCTACGCCACTGTCACTGGCGTGGCGCGCGACGACCTTCCCGACGGCGGCGCGTGGCTGTACGCGGAAACTGTGCGCGCCACCCGCGAAGTGAACCCAGACACGGGGATCGAGCTTTTGATCCCGGATTTCACCGGCACCAAGGCTCAGCTCGACGAGGTGTTCCACGCACGGCCCAACGTGCTCGCGCACAACCTTGAAACCGTGCCGAGGATCTTCCGGGAGATCCGCCCGGCGTTCCGCTACCAGCGCAGCCTCGACGTGATCACCGCCGCGCGGGAGGCCGGTCTGGTCACGAAGTCGAACCTCATCCTCGGTCTCGGCGAGACCCCTGACGAGGTGACCGCCTGCCTTGCGGATCTGCACGCCTCAGGCTGCGAGATCCTCACCATCACGCAGTATCTGCGCCCCACCCCGCGCCACCACCCGGTCGCGCGCTGGGTCAAGCCGCAAGAGTTCCTCGACCACGCCAAGGCCGCGGAACAGATCGGCTTCACAGCGGTCATGACCGGGCCGCTGGTGCGCTCCTCCTATCGCGCGGGCAGGCTTTACGCGAAAGCTCTTCTGGCCCGAGGCGAGTCGTTGCCCGAGGGCATGGCGCATCTCGCCCAGGAGGGCACGGCCCGCCAAGAGGCGTCCTCCGTGCTGGAAATGCACGTCGCGCGCTCGGGCTCTCATTGAGCCCGTCTGAGTCGAGCGCCCCCGCCAACGTCTGGACGGACGGCCAGAAGCTCTCGCCCGGCCTGCGCAGCTTCAGCGCAGACCGCGTCAGCCGGGCAAGGTCCGGGCGAGCGCCGCGCGCGCGTGTCGTTCGACTTTCGCGGGAAGGCACGGGGCGTCGAGCAATTGCCGCAGTTTTCGCGGCGCCGCTGAGCCTTCGAAAAGCTCCCGAGCCGTCACGGCGTGTTCCGGCCGGCTGAGCACATCGATCGGATCGCCTGCTGCGACGGCGCCGCCGCGCACGACCCGCAGTATAGACCCCGACGTCCCCCTGCCGGGCGAACCGCCGGGTCCAATGCTCCTGTTCAGACCACCGCTCGAACGTCACGCACGGCACACGAGGGATCGTCGCTTCGAGCACCAGCCCCCCGGTTCCGACCGACCAACGCTCGCCGATCACGGCGTCGGTGGTCTCGATCCCGCTCACACGCAGGTTCTCACCGAACCAACCTGGAGGAAGGGCGCGCCCCAACTCGGCGGACCAACGCCGCGCCTCATGCTCGGC from Segniliparus rotundus DSM 44985 includes:
- the lipB gene encoding lipoyl(octanoyl) transferase LipB, whose amino-acid sequence is MTARSGIRESREPVEVREVGLIDYEEAWELQRQLAQKRAEGGPDVALLLEHPAVYTAGKRTEASEQPFDGAKVISVDRGGKITWHGPGQLVGYPIVKLDEPIDVIRYVRALEEALISACAHFGVRAARVAGSSGVWLPADNMRIQRKIASIGVRVQRGVTLHGFSLNCDADLSAFANIVPCGISGVGATSLSAETDRQVTVAEALPVVADRLLAALDGKLANRS
- the lipA gene encoding lipoyl synthase; this encodes MTIAPEGRKLLRLEARNAQTPIERKPEWIRTTAKLGPEYNTLKSLVKGSGLHTVCEEAGCPNIFECWEDREATFLIGGEQCTRRCDFCQIDTGKPAALDREEPRKVAESIHTLGLRYATVTGVARDDLPDGGAWLYAETVRATREVNPDTGIELLIPDFTGTKAQLDEVFHARPNVLAHNLETVPRIFREIRPAFRYQRSLDVITAAREAGLVTKSNLILGLGETPDEVTACLADLHASGCEILTITQYLRPTPRHHPVARWVKPQEFLDHAKAAEQIGFTAVMTGPLVRSSYRAGRLYAKALLARGESLPEGMAHLAQEGTARQEASSVLEMHVARSGSH